One genomic segment of Tursiops truncatus isolate mTurTru1 chromosome 11, mTurTru1.mat.Y, whole genome shotgun sequence includes these proteins:
- the BBS10 gene encoding BBSome complex assembly protein BBS10 isoform X1 produces MAAAGSVRAALQVAEVLETVVSCCLGPEGRQVLCTKPTGEVLLSRDGGRLLKALHLEHPIARMMVACVSSHLRKTGDGAKTFIIFLCHLLRELHAITDKEKDSFFSENIQTHGRHWKKCCQWKFISQALLTFQTQILDYVMDHYLSRHFLSIFSSSTKERPLCRSSLEMLLGAYFCGRVGRNNHNFVSQLMCDYFFKCTACESGFEEVLELVDDCFVELKVGVTGLPVSDSRIIAGLVLPRDFSVYCPADGDIRIVIVIETIQPLFSTFGSEFILNSEAQFQTSQFWITERTKAIMKYLQKQNVKLLLSTVKQPDLVIYCAGLNGISVVECLSSEELSLIQRVTGLAPFVVPQAASQYELSNTAMVKFCKPFILRSKRYVHLGLISTCSFTPHCIVLCGPVQGLVEQHEVALHGAFKMLRQLFKDLDLNYVTQASDQNCTSSPLIYKNSREINDLPEIVNGSIQRPYQDTVVKNKDELAKTQTYLKAYSNLVVPSVELETNILCSTPTVTLTDTYQTDATLRCFSPDKARIMDDHEPFIESNSANSATENTRREISYENLQVTKNARKGSILPVRYKSLEMCTSQSYCFSSVPAGCVLPVGGNFEILLHYYLLSYAKKCQQSEETMVSMIIANALLGVPKILYKSKKGNYSFPQIYIRALHALQTNQPMISNQTGLESVAGKYQLLTSVLQCLRNILTIDLVINIKRQPQEIYDQDSEEEL; encoded by the coding sequence GATGATGGTGGCATGTGTTTCCAGTCATCTAAGAAAAACAGGAGATGGtgctaaaacatttattatctttctttgcCATTTACTCAGAGAACTTCATGCAatcacagacaaggaaaaggattctttcttttctgaaaatattcaaaCCCATGGAAGGCACTGGAAAAAGTGTTGTCAGTGGAAGTTTATTTCCCAAGCTCTTCTAACATTTCAGACACAAATATTAGACTACGTTATGGACCATTACTTAAGTAGACACTTTTTGTCCATCTTTTCTTCATCCACCAAAGAGAGACCATTGTGTAGGAGCTCTTTAGAGATGCTCTTAGGAGCATACTTTTGTGGAAGAGTGGGAAGAAATAATCACAACTTTGTATCACAGTTGATGTGTGACTActttttcaagtgtacagctTGTGAAAGTGGGTTTGAAGAAGTACTTGAGTTAGTGGATGACTGTTTTGTCGAGTTGAAAGTTGGTGTCACTGGCCTTCCTGTTTCCGATTCCAGGATCATAGCTGGGCTTGTGCTTCCCAGAGACTTTTCCGTGTACTGTCCAGCAGACGGTGACATAAGAATAGTGATAGTAATAGAAACCATTCAGCCTCTTTTTTCAACTTTTGGATCAGAGTTTATTCTAAATTCAGAAGCACAGTTTCAGACATCTCAATTTTGGATTACAGAAAGGACAAAAGCgataatgaaatatttacagaagcaGAATGTAAAATTGCTCCTATCTACTGTGAAACAACCAGACTTAGTAATTTATTGTGCAGGACTGAATGGCATATCCGTGGTGGAGTGTTTATCATCTGAAGAACTTTCTCTTATCCAGAGAGTCACTGGTCTCGCTCCCTTTGTAGTACCACAGGCGGCTTCTCAGTATGAACTCTCTAACACTGCTATGGTGAAATTTTGTAAGCCCTTTATTCTTAGATCCAAAAGGTATGTTCATCTTGGCTTGATTAGCACATGTTCGTTTACACCACACTGTATAGTTCTTTGTGGTCCAGTGCAGGGTCTTGTTGAACAACATGAGGTTGCTTTACATGGGGCATTTAAAATGCTTCGGCAATTATTTAAAGACCTTGATCTAAATTATGTGACACAAGCCAGTGACCAAAATTGTACTTCAAGTCCTCTTATTTATAAGAATAGTAGAGAAATTAATGACTTACCAGAAATTGTTAATGGCTCAATACAAAGGCCATATCAGGACACAGTTGTAAAGAACAAAGATGAACTGGCAAAAACtcaaacatatttaaaagcaTATTCAAATTTGGTAGTTCCAAGTGTAGAATTAGAAACAAATATATTGTGTTCAACACCAACAGTGACACTAACAGATACATACCAGACAGATGCAACACTGAGATGTTTCTCTCCAGACAAAGCCAGGATAATGGATGACCATGAACCATTTATTGAGAGTAATTCTGCTAACTCAGCAACAGAAAATACTAGAAGAGAAATCTCTTATGAAAATTTACAAGTCACAAAAAATGCTAGAAAGGGGAGCATATTACCAGTGAGATATAAGTCACTAGAGATGTGTACTTCCCAGAGTTACTGTTTCTCATCTGTACCAGCTGGTTGTGTTTTGCCAGTGGGTGGTAATTTTGAGATCTTGTTGCATTACTATCTTCTCAGCTATGCCAAAAAGTGCCAGCAATCAGAAGAAACCATGGTTAGTATGATAATTGCTAATGCACTTTTAGGCGTTCCCAAAATCTTGTATAAGTCTAAGAAAGGAAATTACAGCTTTCCACAAATATATATAAGAGCTCTCCATGCACTGCAAACCAATCAACCCATGATAAGCAACCAGACAGGTTTGGAATCAGTTGCTGGTAAATACCAGTTACTAACTTCAGTTCTTCAGTGTTTGAGAAACATTTTAACCATTGACTTGGTAATCAATATTAAGAGACAACCTCAGGAAATTTATGATCAAGATTCGGAAGAGGAACTATAA